From the Desulfovibrio sp. JY genome, one window contains:
- a CDS encoding molybdopterin-dependent oxidoreductase, translating to MPFQKAICPYDCPTTCGLLVKTDGDRIVGVQGDPDAPAPHGKICGKMRRYEKSIHAPDRILTPLKRIDAKGSGRFAPISWDEAIAAITAQWRRALRESGPDSILPFYYSGVMSHIQRNCGEALFNKMGACSLVKTLCASAKSAGYAAVMGRTGCLDPRELDDSDFFLVWGANMKATRLQGMADLLRARKRGRRVVLIESYAHDMAPHCDQVVLVTPGTDGALALALMHVLVAENLADFDFLEKESLGFEEFKASLAANTPLWAQGVTGVPARVIVALAREYATASAPAIILGSGNSRHGNGGMTVRLITILSAFTGAWKRRGGGLCGCDPGGGPYVDARRITRPDLRENTARRVNINKLASALNPDQSQTPIHCLHVYASNPVGSVCDQQGIRRGLGNPDLFTVVHERFMTDTARYADIILPATFSVEHTDCYSSYGYCTFGTAYKTIPAPGACKSNWDIFRLLAQAMGYTDSPFDRGEEALLEELLRHPMPALQGLSDGQRETLRRGGLISVPYADHTAWKTPSGRMEIVNAALAAPMPGYRENHGGPYPLRLIAAPSVETLNSVFLEREGLVTRRGPMTLAMHPGDAAARGIDDGDAVMAHNDLGEVAFVARVTPLVAKGVVAATGVFKASQSANGNLVNTLHHERLSDLGEATTLNDNTVEVRRA from the coding sequence ATGCCATTCCAGAAAGCCATTTGTCCCTACGACTGCCCCACCACCTGCGGCCTGCTGGTCAAAACCGACGGCGACCGCATCGTGGGCGTGCAGGGCGATCCCGACGCCCCCGCGCCCCACGGCAAGATCTGCGGCAAGATGCGGCGCTACGAGAAGTCCATCCATGCGCCGGACCGGATTCTCACGCCGCTTAAGCGTATCGACGCCAAGGGGTCGGGCCGGTTCGCCCCGATTTCCTGGGACGAGGCCATTGCGGCCATCACGGCGCAATGGCGACGCGCGCTTCGCGAATCGGGGCCGGACTCCATCTTGCCGTTTTACTACTCGGGGGTCATGAGCCATATCCAGCGCAATTGCGGCGAGGCCCTGTTCAACAAGATGGGGGCATGCTCCCTGGTCAAGACCCTGTGCGCCTCGGCCAAGAGCGCCGGGTATGCGGCGGTCATGGGCAGGACCGGTTGTCTCGATCCCAGGGAACTCGACGACAGCGATTTCTTCCTCGTCTGGGGCGCCAACATGAAGGCCACACGGCTGCAGGGCATGGCGGACCTGCTCAGGGCGCGAAAACGCGGCAGGCGCGTCGTCCTTATCGAAAGCTACGCGCACGATATGGCTCCCCACTGCGACCAGGTGGTGCTGGTCACCCCGGGCACGGACGGGGCCCTGGCCCTGGCCCTGATGCATGTCCTGGTCGCGGAGAACCTGGCCGATTTCGATTTTCTGGAAAAGGAAAGCCTCGGCTTCGAGGAATTCAAGGCCTCCCTCGCCGCGAACACGCCGTTATGGGCGCAGGGCGTGACAGGGGTTCCCGCACGCGTCATCGTCGCCCTGGCACGGGAATACGCCACAGCGTCCGCACCGGCCATCATTTTGGGCAGCGGCAACTCGCGCCACGGCAACGGCGGCATGACCGTGCGCCTGATCACCATCCTGTCCGCGTTCACCGGAGCCTGGAAGCGCCGGGGCGGCGGGCTGTGCGGCTGCGATCCCGGCGGCGGCCCCTATGTGGACGCCAGGCGCATCACCCGCCCGGATTTGCGCGAAAACACCGCGCGCAGGGTCAACATCAACAAGCTGGCCTCGGCGCTCAATCCCGACCAATCGCAAACGCCGATCCATTGCCTGCATGTGTATGCCAGCAATCCGGTCGGTTCGGTCTGCGACCAGCAAGGCATCCGGCGCGGGCTGGGCAACCCGGACCTGTTCACCGTCGTGCACGAACGGTTCATGACCGACACGGCGCGTTATGCCGACATCATCCTCCCCGCCACGTTCTCGGTCGAACACACCGATTGTTACAGCTCCTACGGCTACTGCACCTTCGGCACGGCCTACAAGACGATCCCCGCCCCGGGCGCCTGCAAAAGCAACTGGGACATCTTCCGTCTGCTCGCCCAGGCCATGGGCTATACGGACAGCCCTTTCGACCGTGGCGAGGAAGCGTTGCTCGAAGAACTGCTACGCCATCCGATGCCCGCGTTGCAGGGGCTTTCCGACGGGCAACGGGAGACATTGCGACGCGGCGGACTGATCTCCGTCCCGTATGCCGACCACACCGCCTGGAAAACGCCCTCGGGCAGGATGGAAATCGTCAATGCCGCCCTGGCCGCGCCCATGCCGGGGTATCGGGAGAACCACGGCGGCCCCTATCCCCTGCGGCTTATCGCCGCGCCGAGCGTCGAGACGCTCAACTCCGTTTTTCTGGAACGCGAAGGGCTGGTAACGCGTCGCGGGCCGATGACCCTGGCCATGCATCCCGGGGACGCGGCCGCGCGCGGCATTGACGACGGCGACGCCGTCATGGCGCATAACGACCTCGGGGAGGTGGCCTTCGTCGCCCGCGTCACGCCTCTTGTCGCCAAAGGCGTGGTCGCCGCGACAGGCGTTTTCAAGGCCAGCCAGTCCGCCAACGGCAATCTGGTCAACACCCTGCACCACGAGCGTCTCTCGGACCTCGGCGAGGCCACGACGCTCAACGACAACACCGTCGAGGTGCGACGGGCGTGA
- a CDS encoding cache domain-containing protein encodes MTAPTATSSGIAAFLRNISITWRFILLLGLFAIFICAVVLTFYTGMRTQLHHTIEVAQDILMQGQREKLAVASNTLAEAIGQAIKNEPDPAKRIESIRAMVDSVRFEEDKSGYFFVYQGTINVALPPAKAKQGTDLGGARDANGVYYVRKMMEKAKSGGGFVQYIFPKPGQGDQPKLGYAAMIPGTDMWLGTGIYIDNVDRAKDAIRTESEKHIHSVLTGIFTGIGAGLIVLIGLCLVIIASITGPIRQATDAAERCAEGDLDIRLDAAGKDEAALMQRALNTMVGTLRANMAAIEAKTRESEEKARAAEQARGMAEEATKQAHRAKAEGQLQAAQQLEGVVGVISEESTALSARIEESNQGAQDQSQRMAETATAMEEMNATVLEVAKNAANAATTTDAAHNKAEGGADVVNRMVESIGRVLTRSEALKEDMGRLGEQAKDIGRIMNVISDIADQTNLLALNAAIEAARAGEAGRGFAVVADEVRKLAEKTMTATKEVGEAISGIQQGTSRNVENVVQSGQAVEEAHGLAATAGEALAEIVHLVDDASGQVHSIATAAEQQSATSEEINHSIDAINSIAEANSRSMADAARAVGELSRQTRNLETLMQALEAEGRSAGSKAIA; translated from the coding sequence ATGACCGCTCCTACGGCAACGTCCAGCGGAATTGCCGCCTTCCTCCGCAATATCTCCATAACCTGGCGCTTCATCCTGCTTCTTGGCCTTTTTGCGATCTTCATCTGCGCTGTCGTTCTGACGTTTTATACGGGCATGCGCACACAACTGCACCATACCATCGAAGTGGCCCAGGACATTCTGATGCAGGGACAGCGGGAAAAACTGGCCGTGGCTTCCAACACCCTGGCCGAAGCCATCGGTCAGGCCATCAAAAACGAGCCTGATCCGGCCAAACGCATCGAAAGCATCCGCGCCATGGTGGACTCTGTCCGCTTCGAAGAGGACAAATCGGGCTATTTCTTCGTCTACCAGGGGACGATCAATGTCGCGCTACCCCCGGCCAAGGCCAAACAGGGCACGGATCTCGGCGGAGCCAGGGACGCAAACGGCGTGTACTACGTGCGCAAGATGATGGAAAAGGCCAAAAGCGGCGGCGGATTCGTCCAATACATCTTTCCCAAGCCGGGCCAGGGCGACCAGCCGAAGCTGGGCTACGCCGCCATGATCCCCGGCACGGACATGTGGCTTGGCACCGGCATCTACATCGACAACGTGGACCGGGCCAAGGACGCCATCCGGACCGAAAGCGAAAAGCACATCCACTCGGTGCTCACCGGCATCTTCACCGGCATCGGCGCGGGCCTGATCGTGTTGATCGGCCTGTGCCTGGTAATCATCGCCTCCATCACCGGCCCCATCCGGCAGGCGACCGACGCGGCCGAGCGCTGCGCCGAAGGAGACCTGGACATCCGGCTCGACGCCGCCGGCAAGGACGAGGCCGCCCTTATGCAGCGCGCGCTCAACACCATGGTCGGCACGCTTCGGGCCAACATGGCCGCCATCGAAGCCAAGACCAGGGAATCCGAGGAAAAGGCCCGGGCGGCGGAACAGGCGCGCGGCATGGCCGAAGAGGCCACGAAACAGGCGCACCGGGCCAAGGCCGAGGGCCAGCTCCAGGCGGCGCAGCAGCTCGAAGGCGTGGTCGGCGTCATCTCCGAGGAATCGACGGCGCTTTCGGCCCGCATCGAGGAATCGAACCAGGGCGCGCAGGACCAGTCCCAGCGCATGGCCGAGACCGCCACGGCTATGGAAGAGATGAACGCCACCGTGCTCGAGGTGGCCAAAAACGCCGCCAACGCCGCCACAACGACCGACGCGGCCCACAACAAGGCGGAAGGCGGCGCGGACGTCGTCAACCGGATGGTGGAAAGCATCGGCCGGGTGCTGACCCGGTCCGAAGCCCTCAAGGAGGACATGGGCCGGCTTGGCGAGCAGGCCAAGGATATCGGCCGCATCATGAACGTCATTTCCGACATCGCCGACCAGACCAACCTGCTGGCCTTAAATGCCGCCATCGAGGCGGCCCGGGCCGGCGAGGCCGGGCGCGGCTTCGCCGTGGTCGCCGACGAGGTCAGGAAGCTGGCCGAAAAGACCATGACCGCCACCAAGGAGGTGGGGGAGGCCATCTCGGGCATCCAGCAGGGCACCAGCCGCAATGTGGAAAACGTCGTCCAGTCCGGCCAGGCCGTGGAGGAGGCGCATGGGCTTGCGGCCACGGCCGGCGAGGCGCTCGCGGAAATCGTGCATCTGGTGGATGACGCCTCGGGTCAGGTCCACTCCATCGCCACGGCGGCGGAACAGCAATCCGCGACCAGCGAGGAAATCAACCACTCCATCGACGCGATCAATTCCATCGCGGAGGCCAACTCGCGGTCCATGGCCGATGCGGCGCGGGCCGTCGGCGAACTGTCCCGACAGACCCGCAACCTCGAAACCCTGATGCAGGCGCTCGAGGCGGAAGGCCGTAGCGCGGGGAGCAAGGCCATCGCCTGA
- a CDS encoding glycosyltransferase family 1 protein, whose translation MRIVMIAENDPAGTGSLFRSAINRLTGHTCRLVTTQLRYNHLYPKDLHVPWLDAAGRDELAEVLDTADVFHFHMLADEHMPLGEITAAPFLAGKKIVHHHHGHHAFRSDPEFFQKKYRELGRTNLLVSTPDLLPKLPGARWQPNLVPEGDPAYSPHPRRPDGTVRLGHSPTRKELKNTDTLLAVCERLKAELPQLTWDIIDDASHVDCLARKQACDIVFDHMQGYFGMSSLEALSQGTPVIAGLDAWNRAAIRDFFHCDTLPWVLAHDATELEHVLGELVRDAGARREIGAASRAFMEDVWNEAFLVRSLCDYYETLA comes from the coding sequence ATGCGTATCGTCATGATTGCCGAAAACGATCCCGCCGGCACGGGATCGCTCTTTCGAAGCGCCATAAACCGGCTCACCGGGCACACCTGCCGGCTGGTCACGACCCAGCTGCGCTACAACCATCTCTACCCCAAGGACCTGCATGTGCCCTGGCTCGACGCGGCCGGGCGCGACGAACTGGCGGAGGTGCTCGATACGGCCGACGTCTTCCATTTTCACATGCTGGCCGACGAGCACATGCCGCTCGGGGAGATCACCGCCGCGCCGTTTCTTGCCGGCAAGAAGATCGTCCACCACCACCACGGCCACCACGCCTTCCGGTCCGACCCGGAGTTTTTCCAGAAGAAATACCGGGAGCTCGGCCGCACAAACCTGCTCGTCAGCACGCCCGACCTGCTGCCGAAACTGCCCGGGGCGCGCTGGCAGCCGAACCTCGTGCCCGAAGGCGACCCGGCCTACAGTCCCCATCCGCGTCGGCCCGACGGCACGGTGCGCCTTGGCCACTCCCCCACCCGCAAGGAGCTCAAGAACACGGACACACTGCTGGCCGTCTGCGAGCGCCTCAAGGCGGAACTGCCCCAGCTGACCTGGGACATCATCGACGACGCCAGCCACGTCGACTGCCTGGCCAGAAAGCAGGCCTGCGACATCGTCTTCGACCACATGCAGGGCTATTTCGGCATGTCATCCCTGGAGGCGCTCTCCCAGGGCACGCCGGTCATCGCCGGGCTCGACGCCTGGAACAGGGCCGCCATCCGGGACTTTTTCCACTGCGACACCCTGCCCTGGGTCCTGGCCCATGACGCAACGGAGCTGGAACACGTCCTGGGCGAACTGGTGCGCGACGCCGGGGCGCGGCGGGAGATCGGCGCGGCCTCGCGCGCCTTCATGGAAGACGTCTGGAACGAGGCGTTCCTGGTCCGGTCGCTTTGCGACTACTACGAAACACTGGCGTAG
- the recA gene encoding recombinase RecA, protein MARKPAQSPEDFRNEALATALTTIERKHGQGAVMRLDDAAHVKIPSIPTGSIGLDLALGIGGIPKGRITEIYGPESSGKTTLALHIIAESQKLGGTAAFIDAEHALDVNYARRLGVDTPELLISQPDYGEQALDIADLLVRSGAVDVVVIDSVAALIPQAELEGEMGETQVGGQARLMSHAMRKLTGTIHKSQTSVIFINQIRMKIGMTGYGSPETTTGGNALKFYASVRLDIRRIQTLKDKEETYGSRCRVKVVKNKVAPPFREALFDILYGTGVSREGELIDMGVDAGIVDKSGAWFSFGSERLGQGRDNVRAFLQEHTDIRDQIEGKLREHLGFAEGTPPPISPEAIEEEDGM, encoded by the coding sequence ATGGCCCGCAAACCAGCCCAGTCCCCGGAAGATTTCCGCAACGAAGCCCTGGCCACCGCGCTCACCACCATCGAGCGCAAGCACGGCCAAGGCGCTGTCATGCGCCTGGACGACGCGGCCCATGTGAAGATCCCGTCCATCCCCACCGGCTCTATCGGTCTCGATCTGGCCCTTGGCATCGGCGGCATCCCCAAAGGGCGCATCACCGAGATTTACGGCCCGGAATCCTCGGGCAAAACCACGCTCGCCCTGCACATCATCGCCGAATCGCAAAAACTCGGCGGCACGGCGGCCTTCATCGACGCCGAACACGCCCTGGATGTCAACTACGCCCGACGGCTCGGCGTCGACACCCCGGAACTGCTCATCTCCCAGCCCGACTACGGCGAGCAGGCCCTCGACATCGCCGATCTGCTCGTGCGCTCGGGAGCCGTGGACGTGGTGGTCATCGACTCTGTCGCGGCGCTGATTCCCCAGGCCGAACTCGAGGGCGAGATGGGCGAGACCCAGGTCGGCGGCCAGGCGCGGCTCATGTCCCACGCCATGCGCAAGCTGACCGGCACCATCCACAAGTCGCAGACCTCGGTCATCTTCATCAACCAGATCCGCATGAAGATCGGCATGACCGGCTACGGCAGCCCGGAAACCACCACCGGCGGCAACGCGCTCAAATTCTACGCCAGCGTGCGCCTGGACATCCGCCGCATCCAGACCCTCAAGGACAAGGAAGAAACCTACGGCAGCCGCTGCCGGGTCAAGGTGGTGAAAAACAAGGTCGCGCCGCCGTTTCGCGAGGCCCTGTTCGACATTCTTTACGGCACGGGCGTTTCCCGCGAAGGCGAGCTTATCGACATGGGCGTGGACGCCGGCATCGTGGACAAGTCCGGGGCCTGGTTCTCGTTCGGCTCCGAGCGCCTGGGCCAGGGCCGCGACAACGTGCGGGCCTTTCTCCAGGAGCATACCGACATCCGCGACCAGATCGAAGGCAAGCTGCGCGAACACCTGGGATTCGCCGAGGGAACGCCGCCGCCCATCTCCCCCGAGGCCATCGAGGAAGAAGACGGCATGTAA
- a CDS encoding tRNA(5-methylaminomethyl-2-thiouridylate) methyltransferase — protein sequence MKSYHALALFSGGLDSILAVKTVMAQGLDVLCLHFVSPFFGKPDKIDHWQNIYGLDILPVDVADAYVAMMAAGPAHGLGKFLNPCVDCKILMLRLAKELLPTYGASFIISGEVIGQRPMSQRLDALNIISRDSATRGLLLRPLCAKRLPETEAETSGLVDRTRLHAISGRGRKDQMLLAKTFGLTEIPTPAGGCLLTEEPSAKRFFPLFIHKPAPTAADFALANIGRQYWTGNRWLAIGRNQADNARLEATLGPDDLVFKVRTLPGPLGVARKLPGAVWDAATVADAAAYFASFNPKAMAIPGDVHVDVAGFDASPVTVTPARSTPLAWSEPTWEAAKKGKRARFTQHGVGGR from the coding sequence ATGAAATCCTACCACGCCCTGGCCCTTTTCTCCGGCGGCCTCGACAGCATCCTGGCCGTCAAAACCGTCATGGCCCAAGGGCTCGACGTGTTGTGCCTGCACTTTGTCAGCCCCTTTTTCGGCAAGCCCGACAAGATCGACCATTGGCAGAACATCTACGGGCTCGACATCCTCCCGGTGGACGTGGCCGACGCCTACGTCGCCATGATGGCCGCCGGCCCGGCCCACGGCCTGGGGAAATTTTTAAACCCCTGTGTGGACTGCAAGATCCTCATGCTGCGGCTGGCCAAGGAGCTGCTGCCGACCTACGGCGCGTCGTTCATCATTTCCGGCGAGGTCATCGGCCAGCGGCCCATGTCCCAGCGCCTGGACGCGCTCAATATCATCAGTCGCGACTCGGCCACGCGGGGACTGCTCCTGCGGCCGCTTTGCGCCAAGCGCCTGCCCGAAACCGAGGCCGAAACCTCCGGGCTCGTGGACCGTACGCGGCTCCACGCCATCTCCGGACGCGGCCGCAAGGACCAGATGCTCCTGGCCAAGACCTTCGGCCTGACCGAAATCCCCACCCCGGCCGGCGGCTGCCTGCTGACCGAGGAACCCTCGGCCAAGCGCTTTTTCCCGCTTTTCATCCACAAGCCCGCGCCCACGGCGGCGGATTTCGCCCTGGCCAATATCGGCCGGCAATACTGGACGGGCAACCGCTGGTTGGCCATCGGCCGCAACCAAGCGGACAACGCGCGCCTGGAAGCCACCCTCGGCCCGGACGACCTCGTCTTCAAGGTGCGCACCCTGCCCGGCCCCCTCGGCGTGGCGCGAAAACTCCCCGGCGCGGTCTGGGACGCGGCAACCGTGGCCGACGCCGCCGCCTATTTCGCCTCCTTCAATCCCAAGGCCATGGCCATCCCCGGCGATGTGCACGTCGACGTGGCCGGCTTCGACGCCTCGCCGGTCACGGTCACCCCGGCCCGCAGCACGCCCCTCGCCTGGAGCGAACCCACCTGGGAAGCGGCCAAGAAAGGCAAACGTGCCCGCTTCACCCAGCACGGCGTGGGGGGAAGATAG
- the alaS gene encoding alanine--tRNA ligase, whose amino-acid sequence MMTAHEIRAKFLDFFAAQGHRKVASSPLIPREDPSLLFTNAGMVQFKKVFLGQDKPGYKRATTSQKCLRVGGKHNDLENVGRTARHHTFFEMLGNFSFGDYFKEDAIRFAWTFLTEVIGLDKSRLYATVYLDDDEAFGLWQKVAGLSPDRIYRLGEKDNFWSMGDTGPCGPCSEIMYDRGEEVSCGPDCGIGSCDCDRFLEIWNLVFMQYDQLESGERVALPRPSIDTGMGLERIAAVVQGVHSNFDIDLFQTIIATAASIAGVTYGATDEQDTALRVIADHSRAVAFLVADGVMPSNEGRGYVLRRLIRRALRFGKLIGLSDPFLFKTAGTVVEVMGDAYPELVATRDFMERMVREEEERFGVTLDKGLAILAEELDRMEAAGEKTITGQFAFKLYDTYGFPLDIVNDVAGKRGITTDEDGYKACMAEQKARAKKAWKGSGETDPAVLFLELLESGMKSRFVGYETLVAQSRVNALISAEGQAVERLTAGETGYVVCAVTPFYGESGGQAGDVGAMTTLTGNATVTGTIKAGPELTAHHITVAAGEILLDQEADLAVDTAVRAATARNHTCTHLLHKALKNVLGAHVNQAGSLVTPDRLRFDFTHIAALTPDELSRVEDEVNASILLDAPVTTEVLPIEAARSKGATALFGEKYGDTVRVVEVPGVSMEFCGGTHLSATGQAGSFLILSESGVAAGTRRIEAATGLNTIKHVREMRGELDESLHVAKAKAGELPARIKKLQDDIRALTKEKEQLAAKLASGQGRDLLSGLEDIGGVKVLCAKVDAPNIKALREAMDDLRSKVPSGVVAIAAEQDGGKVSLIVAVSKDLHGRFTAPALIKEAAAAVGGSGGGRPDMGQAGGTNPAGIEEAFAKVKAAVAG is encoded by the coding sequence ATGATGACGGCTCATGAAATCCGCGCCAAATTCCTGGACTTTTTCGCGGCCCAGGGCCATCGGAAAGTGGCCTCCTCCCCGCTGATTCCGCGCGAGGACCCGTCGCTGCTTTTCACCAACGCCGGCATGGTCCAGTTCAAGAAGGTCTTTCTCGGCCAGGACAAGCCCGGCTACAAGCGCGCCACCACCTCGCAGAAGTGCCTGCGCGTGGGCGGCAAGCACAACGATCTGGAAAACGTCGGCCGCACCGCCCGCCACCACACGTTTTTCGAGATGCTCGGCAACTTTTCCTTTGGCGACTACTTCAAGGAAGACGCCATCCGCTTCGCCTGGACTTTTCTGACCGAGGTCATCGGCCTGGACAAGAGTCGGCTCTACGCCACGGTCTACCTCGACGACGACGAGGCCTTCGGCCTGTGGCAGAAGGTGGCCGGGCTCAGCCCGGACCGCATCTACCGCCTGGGCGAGAAGGACAATTTCTGGTCCATGGGCGACACCGGCCCCTGCGGTCCCTGCTCGGAGATCATGTACGACCGGGGCGAGGAGGTTTCCTGCGGCCCGGACTGCGGCATCGGCTCCTGCGACTGCGACCGGTTCCTGGAAATCTGGAACCTCGTGTTCATGCAGTACGACCAGCTGGAGTCTGGCGAGCGCGTGGCCCTGCCGCGCCCGAGCATCGACACCGGCATGGGCCTCGAGCGCATCGCCGCCGTGGTCCAGGGCGTGCACTCCAATTTCGACATCGACCTGTTCCAGACCATCATCGCCACGGCGGCGTCCATTGCCGGCGTGACCTACGGCGCGACCGACGAGCAGGACACGGCCCTTCGCGTCATCGCCGACCACAGCCGGGCCGTGGCCTTCCTGGTGGCCGACGGCGTCATGCCCTCCAACGAGGGCCGGGGCTATGTGCTGCGGCGGCTCATTCGCCGGGCCCTGCGTTTCGGCAAGCTCATCGGCCTGTCCGATCCCTTCCTGTTCAAGACCGCCGGCACGGTGGTCGAGGTCATGGGCGACGCCTATCCTGAACTTGTGGCCACGCGCGATTTCATGGAGCGCATGGTGCGCGAGGAGGAGGAGCGTTTCGGCGTGACCCTGGACAAGGGGCTGGCCATCCTGGCCGAGGAGCTCGACCGCATGGAGGCGGCCGGCGAAAAGACCATCACCGGACAGTTCGCCTTCAAGCTCTACGACACCTACGGATTCCCGCTGGACATCGTCAACGACGTGGCCGGCAAGCGCGGCATCACCACCGACGAGGACGGCTACAAGGCCTGCATGGCCGAGCAGAAGGCCCGGGCGAAAAAGGCCTGGAAGGGCAGCGGCGAGACCGACCCGGCGGTGCTGTTTCTGGAGCTGCTCGAATCCGGCATGAAGTCCCGGTTCGTGGGCTATGAGACGCTTGTCGCCCAAAGCCGCGTCAACGCGCTCATTTCCGCCGAGGGCCAAGCCGTGGAACGGCTCACCGCCGGCGAGACGGGCTACGTCGTGTGCGCCGTGACCCCCTTTTACGGCGAATCCGGGGGCCAGGCCGGCGACGTCGGCGCCATGACCACGCTGACCGGCAACGCCACGGTGACCGGCACCATCAAGGCCGGCCCGGAGCTGACCGCGCACCACATAACGGTTGCCGCAGGCGAAATCCTGCTCGACCAGGAGGCCGATCTGGCCGTGGATACGGCCGTTCGCGCCGCGACCGCCCGCAACCACACCTGCACGCACCTGCTGCACAAGGCGCTCAAAAACGTGCTCGGCGCTCACGTCAACCAGGCCGGGTCGCTGGTGACCCCGGACCGGCTGCGCTTCGACTTCACCCACATCGCGGCCCTGACCCCGGACGAACTGTCCCGGGTGGAGGACGAGGTCAACGCGTCCATCCTGCTCGACGCGCCGGTGACGACCGAGGTCCTGCCCATCGAGGCGGCCCGGTCCAAGGGCGCGACCGCCCTTTTCGGCGAGAAGTACGGCGATACGGTGCGCGTGGTCGAGGTGCCGGGCGTGTCCATGGAATTTTGCGGCGGCACGCATCTTTCCGCCACAGGCCAGGCCGGCAGCTTTCTGATCCTGTCCGAATCGGGCGTTGCCGCCGGCACGCGGCGCATCGAGGCGGCCACGGGACTTAACACCATCAAGCACGTGCGCGAGATGCGCGGCGAGCTCGACGAAAGCCTGCACGTGGCCAAGGCCAAGGCCGGGGAGTTGCCCGCGCGCATCAAGAAGCTTCAGGACGACATCAGAGCCCTGACCAAGGAAAAGGAACAGCTCGCCGCCAAGCTGGCCTCGGGCCAGGGGCGCGACCTGCTTTCCGGCCTTGAGGATATCGGCGGGGTCAAGGTGCTTTGCGCCAAGGTCGACGCGCCGAACATCAAGGCGCTTCGCGAGGCCATGGACGATCTGCGCAGCAAGGTTCCGTCCGGGGTCGTGGCCATCGCGGCCGAGCAGGACGGTGGCAAGGTGAGCCTCATCGTGGCCGTGAGCAAGGATTTGCACGGCCGTTTCACCGCGCCGGCGCTGATCAAAGAAGCGGCGGCGGCGGTCGGCGGCTCGGGCGGCGGCCGTCCGGACATGGGGCAAGCCGGCGGCACCAATCCGGCCGGCATCGAGGAAGCCTTCGCCAAGGTGAAGGCGGCCGTGGCCGGGTAG